A stretch of Bacillus pseudomycoides DNA encodes these proteins:
- a CDS encoding nitroreductase family protein, with protein sequence MAKDFYSAIEDRRSIYAISKEQVVSDEKIQEVVNHAVKYTPSSFNSQSARVVVLLGEQHDKLWDITKETLRKIVPENNFAPTEEKMNAFKSGYGTVLYFEDSKVVEDLQEKFALYKDNFPTWSQQSSGMLQFAIWTALEIEGFGATLQHYNPLIDEEVRKEWDIPESWKLTAQMPFGKPVAPAGEKEFQPLETRVKIYK encoded by the coding sequence ATGGCAAAAGATTTTTATTCAGCAATTGAAGACAGAAGATCAATTTATGCAATCAGTAAAGAGCAAGTTGTTTCTGATGAGAAAATCCAAGAAGTAGTAAATCATGCCGTAAAGTATACACCTTCATCTTTTAATTCTCAGAGTGCAAGGGTTGTTGTTTTATTAGGTGAGCAACATGACAAACTATGGGATATTACGAAAGAAACATTACGAAAAATTGTGCCGGAAAATAATTTTGCACCAACCGAAGAAAAAATGAATGCTTTTAAAAGTGGCTATGGGACAGTTTTATATTTTGAAGATAGTAAAGTAGTAGAAGATCTTCAAGAAAAGTTTGCATTATACAAAGACAATTTTCCAACTTGGTCCCAGCAATCATCAGGAATGCTGCAATTTGCAATTTGGACAGCATTAGAAATTGAAGGATTTGGGGCAACGCTGCAACATTATAATCCATTAATTGATGAAGAGGTAAGAAAAGAATGGGATATTCCAGAATCTTGGAAGTTGACTGCACAAATGCCGTTTGGTAAACCAGTTGCACCAGCGGGAGAAAAAGAATTTCAGCCTTTAGAAACTCGAGTGAAAATTTATAAATAA
- a CDS encoding aminoglycoside 6-adenylyltransferase, giving the protein MRSEKEMMDLILNTAREDERIRAVIMNGSRVNPNVKKDCFQDYDIVYVMKDTQSFTSDHSWINRFGEIMIVQMPEEGTLVPPAEDGRFPYLMQFIDGNRIDLTLVPVELVNELLDRDSLSVLLLDKDGCIEPFPPANDSDYLINRPSEKEFADCCNEFWWCSTNVAKGLWREELPYVKGMLEGPVRNMLMQMLEWHIGIKTNFTVSAGKFGKYFEQYLEDDIWKQYMDTFSNADYEKIWNSVFVMGDLFREIAIGIASYCGYEYPQGDDARVTSYVKHVKSLPQDSKTIY; this is encoded by the coding sequence ATGAGAAGCGAAAAAGAAATGATGGATTTAATATTAAATACAGCGAGAGAAGATGAACGTATTCGTGCAGTTATTATGAATGGATCGCGTGTGAATCCAAATGTGAAGAAAGATTGTTTTCAAGATTACGATATTGTATATGTTATGAAAGATACACAGTCATTCACATCTGATCACAGCTGGATCAATAGATTTGGAGAAATAATGATTGTGCAAATGCCAGAAGAAGGCACTTTAGTTCCACCCGCAGAGGATGGAAGATTTCCTTATTTGATGCAGTTTATAGACGGGAATCGAATCGATTTGACTTTAGTTCCAGTAGAATTAGTAAATGAACTTCTTGATAGAGATAGCTTAAGTGTACTTCTTTTGGATAAAGATGGATGTATTGAACCGTTTCCACCAGCAAATGATTCAGATTATCTTATAAACAGGCCAAGTGAAAAAGAATTTGCGGATTGCTGTAATGAGTTTTGGTGGTGTAGCACTAATGTCGCAAAGGGATTGTGGAGAGAAGAGCTCCCCTATGTAAAAGGTATGCTTGAAGGTCCTGTGAGAAATATGCTGATGCAAATGCTAGAGTGGCATATAGGGATAAAAACAAATTTTACAGTAAGCGCAGGGAAGTTTGGAAAGTATTTTGAACAATACCTTGAAGATGACATATGGAAACAATATATGGATACATTCTCAAATGCAGACTATGAAAAGATTTGGAATTCCGTCTTTGTAATGGGAGATTTATTTAGGGAAATTGCAATCGGAATTGCTAGCTATTGTGGTTACGAATATCCACAAGGTGATGATGCTAGAGTGACAAGCTATGTAAAGCATGTGAAGTCTTTACCGCAAGATAGCAAAACTATTTATTAA
- the entFM gene encoding enterotoxin EntFM gives MKKVLAGLAVASVAGGVAVPGMDSAHAQVSSDALKEINGQTQTQKQTNVTETKAVETNSELKYTVTADVLNVRSGAGTEHNIISKVKEGQVLQVTGQENGWFKVNVNGQTGYVSGDFVTTGGKKETAVQQGTGNYTVNVSSLNVRTGPSASHTVLGSVNKGQTVQVVGEVQDWFKISHNGGTGYISKDFVTKGGTAVSNQTEKPATNNNVTLQTGGSYVVNTGALKVRTGPATYNAVIGGVTNGQTLQVSGVENGWYKINHNGRTGYVSADYVKFVKGGTANVTTPSRPTTGGEQGNTQTEKPTTPSANGSSIVSIAQSLSGSPYVYGGTTPSGFDCSGFVYYVLKQAGHSGGRQNVAGYWSSKQHTSNPQPGDLVYFRDTTGAGAGMTHMGIYLGNGQFISAETEKTGVRIQSVSSSYWSKHLAGYTKA, from the coding sequence ATGAAGAAAGTACTAGCAGGCTTAGCAGTAGCATCTGTAGCTGGTGGTGTAGCAGTTCCTGGAATGGATTCTGCTCATGCACAAGTTTCATCTGATGCGCTAAAAGAAATCAATGGACAAACTCAAACTCAAAAACAAACAAATGTAACTGAAACAAAAGCAGTAGAAACAAATTCTGAACTAAAATACACAGTAACAGCTGATGTGTTGAATGTTCGTTCAGGTGCTGGAACAGAACATAACATTATTTCTAAAGTAAAAGAAGGTCAAGTGCTACAAGTAACTGGCCAAGAAAACGGTTGGTTTAAAGTAAATGTAAATGGTCAAACAGGTTATGTAAGTGGAGACTTCGTAACAACTGGTGGAAAGAAAGAAACTGCTGTTCAACAAGGGACAGGTAATTATACAGTTAACGTTTCTTCGCTTAACGTACGTACAGGTCCTAGCGCGTCTCATACTGTTTTAGGCTCTGTAAATAAAGGCCAAACAGTACAAGTTGTAGGTGAAGTACAAGATTGGTTTAAAATTAGCCACAATGGTGGAACTGGATACATAAGCAAAGACTTCGTAACAAAAGGTGGTACAGCCGTATCTAACCAAACAGAGAAACCGGCTACTAACAATAATGTTACACTTCAAACTGGTGGATCATATGTAGTTAATACAGGTGCTTTAAAAGTACGTACAGGTCCAGCTACATATAACGCTGTAATTGGTGGCGTAACAAATGGTCAAACACTACAAGTTTCTGGTGTAGAAAATGGCTGGTATAAAATTAACCATAACGGCAGAACTGGTTACGTAAGTGCTGACTATGTGAAATTTGTAAAAGGTGGTACAGCAAATGTAACTACGCCTTCTCGTCCAACTACTGGTGGTGAGCAAGGAAATACACAAACAGAAAAACCAACAACACCATCTGCTAATGGATCATCAATTGTGTCTATTGCACAATCATTAAGTGGTTCACCATATGTTTATGGTGGTACAACACCATCTGGTTTTGACTGCAGTGGCTTCGTTTACTACGTATTAAAACAAGCAGGTCACTCTGGCGGACGTCAAAATGTTGCAGGTTACTGGAGCAGCAAACAACATACTAGCAATCCACAACCAGGTGACTTAGTATACTTTAGAGATACTACTGGTGCAGGTGCGGGTATGACTCATATGGGAATTTACTTAGGAAATGGACAGTTTATCAGTGCAGAAACTGAAAAAACTGGTGTAAGAATTCAATCAGTAAGTAGCTCTTACTGGAGTAAGCACCTAGCTGGTTATACAAAAGCATAA
- a CDS encoding cell wall metabolism sensor histidine kinase WalK, with amino-acid sequence MSRRKFWKVTGSIVGVFSTLIAMWSIAFFVSSNVLRAIKIEVSPFVTFLISDILGFLFVVLISMLIGILMRPKREAMVWSIIEPIQKITKGDFSVKIRNEEQYDGEIGVLVKSINEMADELNVMERMRQEFVSNVSHEIQSPLTSIKGFARALQDDSLSDEKRKHYLTIIETETTRLSKLSQNLLKLTLLESEEYLPEHITYRLDQQLKQIVLNCEPLWSEKEIELELSLDKVYVTADKESMNQVWINLLHNSIKFTPSGGAIMIQLIRNGEQAEVHIRDTGIGISEEQKKHIFERFYKADSSRNRAHGGSGLGLPIVKKVVDLHQGEIRVESEVRKGTEFIVLIPMGNSTNEKIK; translated from the coding sequence ATGAGCAGGCGGAAGTTTTGGAAGGTAACAGGGAGTATTGTAGGGGTGTTTTCCACTCTCATTGCTATGTGGTCAATTGCATTTTTTGTATCGTCGAATGTGTTACGTGCTATTAAAATCGAAGTATCACCTTTTGTCACGTTTCTTATTAGTGATATACTTGGATTTTTATTTGTTGTTCTTATTAGTATGTTAATTGGTATTTTGATGAGACCAAAGCGAGAAGCAATGGTTTGGTCTATTATTGAGCCGATACAAAAAATTACAAAAGGTGATTTCTCTGTGAAAATAAGGAATGAAGAGCAGTATGATGGAGAAATAGGTGTCCTTGTGAAAAGTATTAATGAAATGGCGGATGAATTGAATGTAATGGAAAGAATGAGACAAGAATTTGTATCTAATGTTTCGCATGAAATTCAATCGCCGCTAACATCGATTAAAGGATTTGCACGTGCACTTCAAGATGATAGCTTATCAGATGAAAAGAGAAAACATTATCTTACAATTATTGAAACGGAAACAACAAGATTATCTAAGCTTAGCCAAAATTTGCTTAAGTTAACATTGTTAGAATCTGAAGAGTATTTGCCAGAGCATATAACATATCGATTAGATCAACAATTAAAACAAATTGTACTAAATTGTGAACCGCTTTGGAGTGAAAAGGAGATTGAGTTAGAACTATCGTTAGACAAAGTATACGTTACGGCGGATAAAGAAAGTATGAATCAGGTATGGATAAATTTACTTCATAATAGTATCAAATTTACACCGAGTGGTGGAGCAATTATGATTCAATTAATCCGAAATGGCGAACAAGCTGAAGTGCATATACGTGATACAGGAATAGGAATCTCAGAGGAACAAAAGAAACATATTTTCGAACGATTTTATAAAGCGGATTCATCACGAAATCGTGCACATGGAGGTAGCGGTTTAGGGTTGCCAATTGTGAAGAAAGTGGTTGATCTTCATCAGGGAGAAATACGAGTAGAGAGTGAGGTTAGGAAGGGGACTGAATTTATTGTTTTGATTCCTATGGGTAATTCTACAAATGAAAAGATAAAGTGA
- a CDS encoding alpha/beta fold hydrolase yields MQTNKNPEKKTIIFIHGLVGNRRAFKKEYKRFSSSYNIITYDLLGHGEDKGQAIEFSLDRLVQQLSDLYEKEGIEQAHICALSYGCYIATIFAHKYPEKVLSLCHIGGHYNNPSLLYNVFRKFWDKRGHDYSTWLYQYANTIFPNGILKANPFAVISKNIYYRFGLQLHSSIIVESLKHRLEFDLKSRLKELSQPILWVMGEHDHLYKSCLFDLKSILPNVLYREIPLAGHAANLFRPSYFHDLYSRFLHGDLK; encoded by the coding sequence TTGCAAACAAACAAGAATCCCGAAAAGAAAACCATTATATTCATTCATGGATTAGTTGGAAATCGTCGTGCCTTTAAAAAGGAATATAAACGTTTTTCTTCTTCCTACAATATAATAACGTATGACTTGCTAGGACACGGTGAAGACAAAGGACAAGCAATCGAATTTTCTTTAGACCGATTAGTACAACAGCTATCCGACCTTTATGAAAAAGAAGGAATTGAACAGGCTCATATTTGTGCCCTAAGCTACGGTTGCTATATTGCCACTATATTTGCGCACAAATACCCTGAAAAAGTATTAAGTCTTTGTCATATTGGTGGACATTATAATAATCCATCCCTTTTATATAATGTCTTCCGAAAATTTTGGGATAAAAGAGGACATGACTATTCTACTTGGCTATATCAATATGCAAATACAATTTTTCCAAATGGGATATTAAAAGCAAATCCATTTGCAGTCATTTCAAAAAATATTTATTATCGCTTTGGATTACAACTACACTCGTCCATTATTGTTGAATCGCTCAAGCACCGTTTAGAATTCGATTTAAAATCTCGTTTAAAAGAGCTGTCGCAGCCTATTCTATGGGTAATGGGAGAACATGATCACCTCTACAAATCTTGTCTATTTGACTTAAAATCTATTCTTCCAAACGTGTTATACAGAGAAATCCCGCTAGCTGGGCATGCCGCAAATTTATTTCGCCCTAGCTATTTCCATGATTTATATTCTCGCTTTTTACACGGAGATTTAAAATAA
- a CDS encoding ABC transporter ATP-binding protein → MEIQNKEKKKGSWRKFLRLIQDTNPPKGILIFALVMSLFSTGASLFIPMLTKGLVDNFSISSISTMQIVGLVAFFIVQTIASGLSIYLLNYIGQKIVAGIRERLWKKVLILPVSYYDQNRTGDTISRMTNDTGVVRTLISEHLSSLLTGGISIVGSLIVLFVLDWKMTILLLTVIPLSVLILVPLGRMMYKISKTLQDETASFTSVLNQVLSEIRLVKSSNTESREYENGNKGIQKLLQFGLKEGKVQALITPVMSFVLMALLVIIVGYGGMRVSSGALTTGELVAFILYLVQIIMPMSQLSMFFTQFQKAIGATERINTILEYEVENHIDGVHVTNAKQSILIENVDFEYNEEEKVLQNIHFTIESGKVTAIVGPSGSGKTTLFSLLERFYEPTSGVVKLGKDPISTYSLQSWRRQIGYVSQDSPLIDGTIRDNICYGVEGKVSEEEIKRVAAMAYIDAFIDDLPKGYDTEVGERGVKLSGGQRQRIAIARALLRNPQILMLDEATSSLDSKSESVVQKALNNLMKGRTTLVIAHRLSTVVDADKIIFIEKGKLTGSGSHDELLRSHDMYQEFATQQLKIKEGAL, encoded by the coding sequence ATGGAAATACAAAATAAAGAGAAGAAAAAGGGAAGTTGGAGGAAATTTTTACGGCTTATTCAAGATACAAATCCCCCAAAAGGTATTCTTATATTTGCGTTAGTAATGAGCTTGTTTTCAACAGGAGCAAGTTTGTTTATTCCAATGCTTACAAAAGGATTAGTTGATAATTTTTCGATTTCCTCAATCAGTACAATGCAAATTGTTGGCTTAGTTGCATTTTTTATTGTTCAAACAATTGCGTCAGGCTTATCCATTTATTTACTCAATTATATTGGACAAAAAATTGTAGCTGGAATTAGAGAACGACTATGGAAAAAGGTTTTGATTTTACCGGTTTCTTACTATGATCAAAATAGAACGGGTGATACAATTAGTCGTATGACAAACGATACAGGTGTTGTAAGAACGTTAATTTCAGAGCACCTGTCTAGCTTATTAACAGGTGGTATTTCTATTGTTGGATCGTTAATTGTATTATTTGTTTTAGATTGGAAAATGACAATTCTACTATTAACTGTCATTCCGTTATCTGTATTGATTTTAGTACCACTTGGAAGAATGATGTATAAAATTTCTAAAACATTGCAAGATGAGACGGCTTCTTTTACGAGTGTACTAAACCAAGTGTTATCAGAAATACGTTTGGTGAAATCTTCAAATACAGAATCAAGAGAGTATGAAAATGGTAACAAAGGAATTCAAAAGTTATTACAATTTGGTTTGAAAGAAGGGAAAGTGCAAGCTTTAATTACACCAGTCATGTCATTTGTTTTAATGGCGTTACTTGTTATTATTGTAGGATATGGTGGAATGCGAGTTTCTTCTGGAGCATTAACAACGGGAGAGCTTGTAGCATTTATTCTATATTTAGTGCAAATTATTATGCCTATGAGTCAACTTTCTATGTTTTTTACACAATTCCAAAAGGCGATTGGTGCAACGGAACGTATTAATACTATTTTAGAGTATGAAGTTGAAAATCATATAGATGGTGTTCATGTCACAAATGCAAAGCAATCTATTTTGATTGAAAATGTAGATTTTGAGTATAACGAAGAGGAAAAGGTATTACAAAATATTCATTTTACAATTGAATCAGGAAAAGTAACTGCAATTGTAGGACCTAGTGGTAGTGGGAAAACGACATTGTTTTCTTTATTAGAACGTTTTTATGAACCAACAAGTGGTGTAGTAAAGTTAGGGAAAGACCCTATTTCAACATACTCATTACAATCATGGCGACGTCAAATTGGATATGTGTCACAAGATAGTCCGCTAATTGATGGGACAATCCGAGATAACATTTGTTATGGGGTAGAAGGGAAAGTAAGTGAAGAAGAAATAAAACGAGTAGCAGCGATGGCTTATATTGATGCATTTATTGATGATTTACCGAAAGGGTACGATACAGAAGTTGGCGAACGTGGTGTGAAATTATCTGGGGGACAAAGACAACGAATTGCAATTGCTCGTGCGTTGCTTCGTAATCCTCAAATTTTAATGTTAGATGAGGCGACGTCAAGTCTTGATAGTAAATCGGAATCTGTTGTTCAAAAAGCGTTAAATAACTTAATGAAAGGTAGAACAACTTTAGTTATTGCACACCGACTTTCTACTGTTGTAGATGCCGACAAAATTATTTTTATTGAAAAGGGAAAGCTTACGGGAAGTGGTTCTCACGATGAATTGTTACGTTCTCATGATATGTACCAAGAATTTGCAACGCAGCAATTGAAGATAAAAGAAGGAGCACTATAA
- a CDS encoding O-methyltransferase, whose protein sequence is MNPVDKWVAVDEYIADLLVPTDSVLEEALQVNAKSNLPAHDVSPAQGKFLQLLVRIHGARNILEIGTLGGYSTIWLARALPAGGRLITLEANEKHAEIARANIERANLSEVVHVRTGMAIDSLQQMATEKCELFDLIFIDADKQNNPVYFEWALKLSRRGSVIIGDNVVREGEVIDTSSDDPRVQGIRRFYELIANEPRVTATAIQTVGSKGYDGFVMAL, encoded by the coding sequence GTGAATCCTGTTGATAAATGGGTGGCTGTTGATGAGTATATTGCAGATTTACTGGTGCCAACTGATTCTGTTTTGGAAGAAGCACTTCAAGTGAATGCTAAATCGAATCTGCCAGCGCATGATGTTTCACCAGCACAAGGAAAATTTTTACAATTGTTAGTGCGAATTCATGGAGCACGGAATATTTTAGAGATTGGAACTTTAGGGGGATATAGTACAATATGGCTTGCAAGAGCATTACCAGCAGGTGGTCGTCTTATTACACTGGAAGCAAATGAAAAGCATGCTGAAATTGCCCGTGCTAATATTGAGCGAGCTAATTTGAGCGAAGTGGTTCATGTGCGTACTGGAATGGCAATAGATTCGTTGCAGCAAATGGCTACTGAAAAATGTGAGCTATTTGATCTTATTTTCATTGATGCTGATAAACAAAACAACCCTGTATATTTTGAATGGGCTCTTAAACTTTCAAGGCGTGGTAGCGTAATTATTGGTGATAATGTAGTGCGCGAGGGGGAAGTGATTGATACATCTAGTGATGACCCACGTGTGCAAGGAATACGTCGTTTCTATGAATTAATTGCTAATGAACCGCGCGTCACTGCCACAGCAATTCAAACAGTAGGGAGTAAGGGATATGATGGATTTGTAATGGCGCTTTAA
- a CDS encoding D-alanyl-D-alanine carboxypeptidase family protein yields MKRLGWRSVTILFAIILSACWFFFQGSILEKNVSKAKEKMTIDGPPLQVAELPKTGLSEKLIPQKYVPVVEVKAAMIIDASDGQVMYKNNEEEQLAPASMSKMMTAYILLENIHKGKVHWDDQVKISAKSAQAEGARIPVQTGDVLTVKDLYHALMIQSANNSAVALAEHMAKTEQDFAQLMNQTAKQLELSEATKFANASGLQEADGSETKMTVADVAKLAYRLVKDYPEILDVTHLPQSQLVFKNTTVTSTNEMLNSANQELYMEGMDGLKTGFTDSAGYCFTGTAKQGDKRIITVVMGTKSKMKRFTETHKLMSYGFEIVK; encoded by the coding sequence ATGAAAAGGTTAGGGTGGAGAAGTGTAACAATACTCTTTGCTATTATTTTGAGTGCATGTTGGTTCTTTTTCCAGGGAAGTATTCTAGAAAAGAATGTTTCCAAAGCAAAAGAAAAAATGACAATAGATGGTCCGCCTCTACAAGTAGCAGAGTTACCAAAGACGGGATTATCTGAAAAGTTAATTCCACAAAAATATGTCCCAGTAGTTGAAGTGAAAGCAGCAATGATCATTGATGCGAGTGATGGACAAGTTATGTATAAAAATAATGAAGAAGAGCAGCTTGCTCCGGCGAGTATGTCAAAGATGATGACGGCATATATTCTTTTGGAAAACATACATAAAGGAAAGGTTCATTGGGACGACCAAGTGAAAATCAGTGCTAAATCTGCACAGGCAGAGGGCGCTAGAATTCCGGTACAAACAGGAGATGTATTAACGGTTAAAGATTTATATCATGCATTAATGATTCAATCTGCTAATAATTCTGCAGTTGCTTTAGCCGAACATATGGCAAAGACGGAGCAAGATTTTGCACAGTTGATGAATCAAACAGCGAAACAGCTGGAGTTATCAGAAGCGACTAAGTTTGCGAATGCTTCTGGATTGCAAGAAGCTGATGGAAGTGAAACAAAAATGACTGTAGCAGATGTAGCTAAGTTAGCGTACCGTCTTGTAAAAGATTATCCAGAGATATTAGATGTCACGCATTTACCTCAAAGTCAGTTAGTATTTAAAAATACGACTGTTACAAGTACCAATGAAATGTTAAATTCAGCCAACCAAGAACTTTACATGGAAGGAATGGATGGGCTGAAAACAGGTTTTACTGATAGTGCGGGTTATTGTTTTACAGGAACTGCGAAACAAGGTGATAAACGAATCATAACGGTTGTTATGGGTACGAAGAGTAAAATGAAACGTTTTACAGAAACGCATAAACTGATGTCCTATGGCTTTGAAATTGTTAAGTAG
- a CDS encoding peptidoglycan-N-acetylglucosamine deacetylase, giving the protein MYYFYPSEMFIPFQWTPERNSPFYNVYSYVPYSNVFYYQNHSHINPDLVKVGVKNEVQGAEEERGSWTPFSWVEKYAYAFSGPYNKAEVALTFDDGPDPVFTPQILDKLKSYGVKGTFFLLGENAERYPNVVKRIADEGHIIGNHTYNHPNLAKVSDEEYRNQIVKTEEILKKLVGYAPKFIRPPYGEIREKQLGWATEQNFMIVQWSVDTVDWKGVSAEKITNTVLGNAFPGSVVLQHSTPGANLQGSVDSLDRIIPELKAKGSRFVTLPSMFQTSKQRK; this is encoded by the coding sequence ATGTATTATTTTTATCCATCAGAAATGTTTATTCCTTTTCAATGGACTCCAGAACGTAATAGCCCTTTCTATAATGTGTATTCTTATGTGCCGTATTCAAATGTATTTTATTATCAAAATCATTCGCATATAAATCCTGATTTAGTAAAGGTTGGCGTGAAGAATGAGGTTCAAGGTGCTGAAGAAGAGAGGGGTTCTTGGACTCCGTTTTCATGGGTTGAAAAATATGCTTATGCATTTTCAGGTCCGTATAATAAAGCTGAAGTTGCTCTTACATTTGATGATGGGCCAGACCCTGTATTTACCCCGCAAATATTAGATAAGTTAAAAAGTTATGGTGTGAAAGGTACTTTTTTTCTTCTAGGTGAAAATGCAGAAAGGTATCCTAATGTAGTAAAACGAATTGCGGATGAGGGCCATATTATCGGGAATCATACGTACAATCATCCCAATTTAGCTAAAGTGAGTGATGAAGAATACCGAAATCAAATTGTAAAAACAGAAGAGATATTGAAGAAATTGGTGGGATATGCGCCAAAGTTTATACGTCCACCTTATGGTGAAATACGTGAAAAACAGCTGGGATGGGCTACAGAGCAAAACTTTATGATTGTGCAGTGGAGTGTAGATACAGTTGACTGGAAAGGTGTAAGTGCAGAAAAGATTACAAATACTGTATTAGGCAATGCGTTTCCGGGAAGTGTTGTATTACAACATTCGACGCCAGGAGCGAACTTGCAGGGATCCGTAGACTCATTAGATCGAATTATTCCTGAACTGAAAGCGAAAGGGTCACGATTTGTGACGCTTCCTAGCATGTTTCAAACGTCGAAACAGAGAAAGTAA
- the hitR gene encoding envelope stress response regulator transcription factor HitR produces MMPKILVVDDDPHIRELVSVFLEREGIQTYEAIDGMDALRKIEEVKMDMVILDIMMPNMDGWELCYELRKYYDIPLLMLTAKGEISQKVKGFQLGIDDYLVKPFDPLELVVRVKALLKRYQVTVSQSIQVGNVLLNRKIFEVTIGEQTITLPLKEFELLFTIGSKVGRTCSREQLIEEVWGYDFEGNERTLDVHINRLREKFQEEQSGFTIKTIRGLGYRLEVGK; encoded by the coding sequence TTGATGCCGAAAATTTTAGTAGTAGATGATGACCCGCACATTAGAGAATTAGTTTCTGTATTTTTGGAACGAGAAGGTATTCAAACATACGAGGCAATTGATGGGATGGATGCTCTCCGTAAAATAGAAGAAGTGAAAATGGATATGGTTATACTTGATATCATGATGCCAAATATGGATGGCTGGGAACTATGCTATGAATTAAGAAAATATTATGATATCCCTCTTTTAATGCTTACAGCAAAAGGTGAAATTTCGCAAAAGGTGAAAGGGTTCCAGTTAGGGATAGATGATTATCTCGTAAAACCTTTTGATCCATTGGAACTAGTTGTACGGGTAAAAGCGTTACTGAAGCGATATCAAGTCACTGTGTCACAGTCTATCCAAGTCGGAAATGTATTATTAAATCGTAAAATATTTGAAGTTACAATTGGAGAACAAACGATAACATTACCTTTAAAGGAATTTGAGCTATTGTTTACTATAGGTTCAAAGGTAGGTAGAACATGTTCAAGGGAGCAATTGATTGAAGAAGTGTGGGGTTATGATTTTGAAGGGAATGAACGGACTTTAGATGTTCATATTAATCGCTTGCGTGAAAAGTTTCAGGAAGAACAATCAGGTTTTACAATAAAGACAATTCGTGGGCTAGGTTATCGATTAGAGGTAGGTAAATGA
- a CDS encoding 3-ketoacyl-ACP reductase — translation MAELLQGKNALITGAGRGIGRAVAIALAKEGVNVGLLARSEENLKAVAKEVEAEGVKAVIATADVSSYEEVTTAIEALKSGLGSIDILINNAGISKFGKFLELDVADWEKIIQVNLMGVYYATRAALPSMIEQQSGDIINISSTAGQKGAPVTSAYSASKFGVLGLTESLAMEVRKHNIRVTALTPSTVATDMAVDLGLTDGNPDKVMQAEDIAEFIVAQLKLNKRTFIKSAGLWSTNP, via the coding sequence TTGGCAGAATTATTACAAGGAAAAAATGCATTAATTACAGGAGCAGGAAGAGGAATTGGTCGTGCAGTAGCAATTGCTTTAGCGAAAGAAGGCGTAAATGTTGGTCTTTTAGCGCGCTCTGAAGAGAACTTAAAAGCAGTTGCGAAAGAAGTGGAAGCTGAAGGCGTAAAAGCTGTTATTGCTACTGCTGATGTATCTTCATATGAAGAAGTTACGACTGCTATTGAAGCATTAAAAAGTGGACTAGGTTCTATTGATATTTTAATTAATAATGCGGGTATTTCTAAGTTCGGCAAATTTTTAGAACTAGATGTTGCTGATTGGGAAAAAATTATCCAAGTCAACTTAATGGGTGTATACTATGCAACTCGCGCGGCATTACCAAGTATGATTGAACAACAGTCTGGTGACATCATTAACATCTCATCTACAGCAGGACAAAAAGGTGCACCAGTAACAAGTGCATACAGTGCTTCAAAATTTGGTGTTCTTGGTTTAACAGAATCATTAGCGATGGAAGTACGCAAACACAACATTCGTGTAACAGCTTTAACACCAAGTACAGTGGCAACAGATATGGCAGTAGACTTAGGATTAACAGACGGTAATCCAGATAAAGTTATGCAAGCAGAAGATATTGCAGAGTTTATCGTAGCGCAGTTGAAATTAAATAAACGTACATTTATTAAATCTGCTGGGCTTTGGTCTACTAATCCGTAA